One Calditrichia bacterium DNA window includes the following coding sequences:
- the smc gene encoding chromosome segregation protein SMC, which yields MYLSRLEIFGFKSFANKITLKFDEGLTGIIGPNGCGKSNVVDSIRWVLGEQRPSVLRSDRMENIIFNGTATRKPLNIAEVSMYIENNRNILPSEYTELKLTRRLHRSGDSEYLINNQNVRLMDILNLFTDTGMGADAYSVIELKMVEQILSDNAQERRRLFEEAAGIKKYKARRKSALNKLDTTQQELTRVDDILAEVQKNVNSLARQVGKARRYHELKAELRENELQLSYLKIITYQNELGPLENELTEIARTKESLGAEVHQLEAQMEKLRTELVVIEQEFRRKSGILHQRNEAIRERQNLKLLRQQRMDSLSEAIEAFQQEITREKEKIERLTAEEQQQQQQIITLKSEMETAQAQYRTSANAQLDAENALDEQRQTYQEFARENLKELQAGSETREAYQKVRLERENVAARLEKDSASLTRVQEDLKSRQETIDKLESDIEAIREDLQMYHQEQMHLEQRLSALRDERESLRTDIAATQGKLEKVRSRRDFLENLINNYEGFSQSVQYVMSKKGEYRGVVDTLANLVDCAEEHRPALESYLSEIANYLVVNEVDTAQEILQQLRKNDKGRMSVVPMPLLNGKHSPQLSLPSANGKTVPLKDVVSYSSEYEALFNYLLRAVFLVPDLATAIDMRQQFPDATYVTSNGEILEHWGNLTGGSTDKRVGLIGRKEQFQKLSSEFEKLSQHLQSEQQRLQSLNDEQQQREKKLAEFVQLQRSTQNEMVELEKQLNRQTYEIERLTDTSRDVQSELETLEQRLDLLQQDENKLRPQVEALDAKAAAYRKKEQEMLETQRTAEAQLKALNEKTQQHQIAYLNLNSREKEAQQKIGFLVQSVENARQFIKDRESRIAENSASIDTLRQECDDIESQLTQLYRERDAAEADKDATEQQFQEHKGNIDMTEAELKKKQRLWNQSRERVQELELKIREYQVKLSGIREQIVEQYGNESLDFDVKSLDPSRSLTSVQSDIDEIRRKIERLGDVNPLAIKEYEKEKERLDFLTTQRDDLLSARDQLLETIQKLNTTARKQFMEMFEKVQKNFQRVFQEFFNGGSAVLELVESRDPLEANIDINVTHKGKQLKTLTLLSAGEKTLTAISLLFAIYLVKPSPFCILDEVDAPLDDVNITRLTQALSLFSRDTQFILVTHNKKTMEAAKMLYGVTMEEVGVSKIVSVKFD from the coding sequence ACAACCGCAACATTTTGCCATCGGAATATACCGAGCTAAAACTCACCCGGCGGCTGCATCGCTCCGGCGATAGCGAATATCTCATCAATAACCAGAATGTCCGGTTGATGGATATTTTGAATTTATTCACCGATACCGGAATGGGCGCCGATGCCTATTCGGTTATCGAGCTGAAAATGGTTGAGCAAATCCTGAGCGACAACGCGCAGGAACGGCGGCGGCTGTTTGAGGAAGCTGCGGGCATCAAAAAATACAAAGCCCGCCGAAAATCCGCCCTCAACAAACTGGACACCACCCAACAGGAACTCACCCGGGTGGACGATATTTTGGCGGAAGTGCAAAAAAACGTTAATTCGCTGGCGCGGCAGGTGGGCAAAGCCCGACGCTATCACGAATTGAAAGCGGAATTGCGCGAAAACGAGCTTCAGCTAAGCTATTTAAAAATAATTACTTACCAAAACGAATTAGGTCCGCTCGAAAACGAACTGACCGAAATTGCCCGCACAAAGGAATCGCTCGGCGCAGAGGTTCACCAACTGGAAGCGCAAATGGAAAAATTGCGCACCGAACTGGTGGTCATCGAACAGGAATTCCGGCGAAAATCCGGCATTTTGCATCAGCGCAACGAGGCGATTCGCGAACGGCAAAATCTGAAATTGCTGCGCCAGCAGCGGATGGATTCGCTCAGCGAAGCGATCGAGGCATTTCAGCAGGAAATTACCCGCGAAAAAGAAAAAATCGAACGGCTGACCGCAGAAGAACAGCAGCAGCAACAGCAGATTATCACGCTAAAATCGGAAATGGAAACGGCGCAAGCGCAATACCGGACATCCGCAAATGCGCAGTTGGATGCGGAAAATGCACTGGATGAGCAGCGACAAACCTATCAGGAATTTGCCAGAGAAAATCTGAAAGAATTGCAAGCCGGCAGCGAAACCCGCGAAGCCTACCAGAAAGTGCGGCTGGAACGCGAAAACGTCGCGGCGCGATTGGAAAAAGACAGCGCAAGCCTCACCCGGGTGCAGGAAGATTTGAAATCCCGGCAGGAAACCATCGACAAATTGGAAAGCGATATCGAGGCGATCCGCGAGGATTTGCAGATGTATCATCAGGAGCAGATGCATCTCGAGCAGCGCCTGTCCGCCCTCCGCGATGAGCGCGAATCGCTGCGAACGGACATCGCTGCAACTCAGGGCAAACTGGAAAAAGTGCGCAGCCGCCGCGATTTTCTGGAAAATCTGATCAACAATTACGAGGGTTTTTCGCAGAGCGTTCAATATGTGATGTCCAAAAAAGGTGAGTATCGCGGGGTGGTGGATACGCTCGCCAACCTCGTCGATTGCGCGGAAGAACACCGTCCGGCGCTGGAAAGCTATCTTTCGGAAATTGCCAACTATCTTGTTGTAAATGAAGTAGATACAGCGCAGGAAATTTTGCAGCAACTGCGCAAAAACGACAAAGGGCGCATGAGCGTTGTGCCCATGCCGTTGCTTAACGGCAAGCATTCGCCGCAGCTCTCGCTGCCGTCCGCGAACGGAAAAACCGTGCCGTTGAAGGATGTGGTTTCATATTCTTCGGAGTACGAAGCGCTGTTCAATTATTTATTGCGCGCGGTGTTTTTGGTGCCGGATTTGGCAACCGCCATCGACATGCGCCAGCAATTTCCGGATGCAACCTACGTTACCAGCAACGGCGAAATTCTCGAACATTGGGGCAATCTCACCGGCGGTTCAACCGATAAACGGGTGGGATTGATCGGCAGAAAAGAGCAATTCCAGAAATTATCGAGCGAATTTGAGAAGCTGTCGCAACATCTCCAAAGTGAGCAACAGCGGCTGCAATCGCTGAACGACGAACAGCAGCAGCGCGAAAAAAAGCTGGCGGAATTTGTGCAATTGCAGCGCAGCACCCAAAACGAAATGGTGGAGCTGGAGAAACAGCTCAATCGCCAAACCTATGAAATTGAACGACTTACAGATACTTCCCGCGATGTGCAATCTGAGCTGGAAACGCTCGAGCAACGCCTCGACCTGCTCCAACAGGATGAAAACAAGTTGCGTCCGCAGGTGGAAGCGTTGGATGCCAAAGCCGCCGCATATCGCAAAAAAGAGCAGGAAATGCTGGAAACGCAGCGCACTGCCGAAGCGCAATTGAAAGCGCTCAACGAGAAAACCCAGCAACACCAGATTGCCTATCTCAACCTCAATTCCCGCGAAAAAGAAGCGCAGCAGAAAATCGGATTTTTGGTGCAAAGTGTGGAAAATGCCCGGCAATTTATCAAAGATCGCGAGAGCCGGATTGCCGAAAACAGCGCATCCATCGACACGCTGCGGCAGGAATGCGACGATATCGAATCGCAATTAACACAATTGTATCGCGAACGCGACGCCGCCGAAGCCGACAAAGATGCGACCGAACAGCAGTTTCAGGAGCACAAAGGCAACATCGATATGACCGAAGCGGAGCTGAAAAAGAAACAGCGATTGTGGAACCAGTCCCGCGAACGGGTGCAGGAACTTGAGCTGAAAATCCGCGAATACCAGGTTAAATTATCCGGCATCCGAGAACAAATTGTGGAGCAGTACGGCAACGAATCGCTGGATTTTGATGTAAAATCACTCGATCCGTCGCGCTCGCTCACCAGCGTGCAGAGCGACATCGACGAAATTCGCCGGAAAATCGAGCGCCTCGGCGATGTCAATCCGTTGGCAATCAAGGAATATGAGAAAGAAAAAGAGCGACTGGATTTTCTGACCACCCAGCGCGACGATTTGCTTTCCGCACGCGATCAGTTGCTGGAAACCATCCAGAAATTGAACACTACCGCCCGCAAACAATTCATGGAAATGTTCGAAAAAGTGCAGAAAAATTTCCAACGAGTGTTTCAGGAATTTTTTAACGGCGGCAGCGCAGTGCTGGAATTGGTGGAAAGTCGCGATCCACTGGAAGCGAACATCGATATTAACGTGACACATAAGGGCAAGCAATTAAAGACACTTACATTGCTTTCCGCAGGTGAAAAAACCCTCACGGCAATCTCGCTGCTGTTCGCCATTTACCTCGTCAAACCCAGCCCGTTTTGTATTTTGGACGAAGTGGACGCACCGCTGGATGATGTGAACATCACTCGTTTGACGCAGGCGCTGAGCCTTTTTTCGCGCGATACCCAATTTATTTTGGTTACCCACAACAAAAAAACCATGGAAGCCGCCAAAATGCTCTACGGCGTCACGATGGAAGAAGTGGGCGTTTCCAAAATCGTTTCCGTAAAATTTGATTAA